The following are encoded together in the Bubalus kerabau isolate K-KA32 ecotype Philippines breed swamp buffalo chromosome 3, PCC_UOA_SB_1v2, whole genome shotgun sequence genome:
- the LOC129645417 gene encoding N-acetyllactosaminide beta-1,6-N-acetylglucosaminyl-transferase-like, with product MPSPMRSLFIISVSCVIVFIVFCVFNFGGEQGFQRLNNSDTWVLTQVCTTLIKDKTPLLWRNKLMMYEKSSCEAYLTQSHYIMAPLSKEEAEFPLAYIMVIHHNFDTFARLFRAIYMPQNIYCVHVDEKATVEFKDSVEQLLSCFPNAFLASKMEPVVYGGISRLQADLNCIKDLAASEVPWKYALNTCGQDFPLKTNREIVQYLKGFKGKNITPGVLPPAHAIGRTKYVHREHLGKELSYVIRTTALKPPPPHNLTIYFGSAYVALSREFTNFVLHDPRALDLLQWSKDTFSPDEHFWVTLNRIPGMWDSLFHVKATFCT from the coding sequence ATGCCTTCACCGATGCGTTCCCTCTTCATCATTTCTGTCTCTTGTGTCATCGTTTTCATCGTGTTTTGTGTGTTCAACTTTGGGGGAGAGCAAGGCTTCCAGAGGCTAAATAACTCGGACACTTGGGTGCTGACTCAAGTTTGCACAACCCTTATCAAAGACAAAACACCGTTACTCTGGAGAAACAAACTCATGATGTATGAGAAGTCTTCCTGCGAGGCGTACCTGACCCAAAGCCACTACATCATGGCACCCCTATCAAAGGAAGAAGCCGAGTTTCCTTTGGCATATATCATGGTCATCCATCACAACTTCGACACCTTTGCGAGGCTCTTCAGGGCTATTTACATGCCTCAGAACATCTACTGTGTTCATGTGGATGAGAAAGCGACAGTTGAATTTAAAGACTCAGTGGAGCAGTTACTGAGCTGCTTCCCAAATGCTTTTCTGGCTTCCAAGATGGAGCCCGTGGTCTATGGTGGGATTTCCAGGCTCCAGGCTGACCTGAACTGCATCAAAGATCTTGCAGCCTCGGAGGTTCCCTGGAAATACGCCCTCAACACCTGTGGGCAAGATTTCCCCCTGAAAACCAACAGGGAGATTGTTCAGTATCTGAAGGGATTTAAAGGGAAAAACATCACCCCCGGGGTGCTGCCCCCAGCTCACGCAATTGGGCGGACTAAGTATGTCCACCGGGAGCACCTGGGCAAAGAGCTTTCCTATGTGATAAGAACCACAGCCTTGAAGCCGCCTCCTCCCCACAATCTCACCATCTACTTTGGCTCTGCCTATGTGGCCCTGTCCAGAGAGTTTACCAACTTTGTTCTCCACGACCCACGGGCCCTTGACTTGCTCCAGTGGTCCAAAGACACCTTCAGTCCGGATGAACATTTCTGGGTGACGCTCAATAGGATTCCAGGTATGTGGGATTCCCTATTTCACGTGAAGGCGACATTCTGTACTTGA